In Providencia hangzhouensis, the DNA window TAAATTACTTTTATCTGACAAGCGATAAACCAGTAAGAAATCACCACCAATATGAAGCTCCCTAGCTCCTTGCCATTCATGACCTTCTAATTCATGGTCAAGATATTCTTTTGGTATTATTTTTTGAGAAAACAGTATTTCCATAACGAGAACAGCCGCATTCATATCCCTACGGCCCGCTCGGTTATATCGTTCCCATGACTTCTTAAACGTTGGTGTATAAGCAACCTGCCTTGGTTGCTTAGCTCGCTTATTACTTGGCTTCTGAGTCAACTTTGCTTAACTCCACCATCATTTCGTTAATTGAATCGTAGTGCTGCTCAATAGCTTTAGCTTCTTTCAACGCTAGTGTAGTTTTCAGCGAAGGTTGCTTACGTTTGATTTCAAAGGGAACTCTTTGCTCTTGAACTACTTGCTCTAAAAACAAACGAATAGCTGCGCTAATAGTCAAACCACAATCTTGTAATACACTCGTGGCTTCCGCTTTTAATTGTTCATCAATTCGACTACGAACATCTGTTGTTTTCAATAGTGTTGACATATCATCCCCCCACACATATCAAACGTAGCTACATTGTGACTACATTGTGGTTGAGTTTAGCATTTGTCGATTAATTAGTCATTATTTCTTTAGGCCGCCTTTTCTAATAGACCATAAACACGATTAAATATTAATGCCGATGCCTGCGCCAGCGGTTAAACATATGGCTAATATGACGCAGTTCGCCATCTCGGAGCATACCAATAAATACCCCAATGACCGTATAAATAACCCCTAAAATCAGCATCATCACGATATCCATCAGGACATCGCTAAACGGTAGTCCCATTTGGTTAAGACCTGCCATGGCGTTTGTGGCCCATGTTGATGGTAGTGCTGATGCAATCATACGAACCCAATCAGGCATCGCTTGCAGTGGCCAAATCGTACCTGACATATAAAACACAGGGGTCGTAATAAATGCCAAAGTTAAATAAATCATTTCGACACTGCGCAAACATTCCGTCACTAACTTGCCAAGCCCCAGAACAGCCAAGAGGAATGGGAACGTGAACATCCAAATCACATACAATGGCGCTTCTTGCCGGTAACCCAATACCCACGGCCAAAGGGCAAAAAATACGGTAGATAAAAATAACCAAATCGGAATTAAAGCAGATAGCGCCCCTAAATAAACGGCTAATGGCGGTTTTCCTTTCGGCGTAGAACGGACCGCGATACTGACTCGCACACAGGCAATCAATAGGGAGTGCTGTAATAACATCACCAATAGGCCAGGGAAAACGATCGCTGCGAAGCTGATCCCTGGGTTATACAATGGCTCAGTTTCACTGCGAATAGGGGTAATAATCACTTTAGCTTGCTCTTGGCTATAGCCTGCTTTAGTGAGTAACTGGGTGTTATAGGCATTGAGCAGTGTTTGGTAAGCTATTGATAACTCTTGCTGAATTTGCCCACTCGCTAGCCGGTTAGTGCCATCACCATACACTGGCACAGTGATATTTTTACCACTCAATAAGTGTTGTTGAAAATCTGTTGGAATGATAATTATCGCAAATAACTTTCTCGCAATCATATCCTGACGAGCTTGAGCAAGGTTATCATAACTCTGCAATTGCACCTTCGGCGTCGCATCAAGATCGCGGATTAACTCACGACTTGCTGTGCTGTGGTCCATATCAATCACTGCAACAGGTAAGTCCCAAAGAACAGGCTTGGCATAAACTAAGCTCATAACGCACAGAGAAACCAATAATAACAGCCACATCGGTTTTTCCAACATCCCCAGCAGCACTTTACGAAAGGTTGCAAAATAGATAGCCATTAGACAACCCCTCCTTGGTTTTCTAACCGTTTTACTAGTCGCTTACGGATTAAAAAGCCAATCACGAATGGGTAAATCAATAAAAATAGACACACTTGAACGATGCGAGTAAAAGAAATCTCCCGCAAGAAAATATCAAACATAGCATTCAATGTATGTGTAAGTGGTTCAATATTAGAAATAATCTGTGCAGGCAATATCATTGATAGCTCAGGCACAGCCATACCCGAAAAGGCTAAGGCGATACTCACCAGCATCCCTATCAAGCTATACGCCATGATGGCACTTGAGGTAAAACTAAACAGCAATAAACCGATACTTTGCGCTGCTATCACATAGAAAAACCCTAATACAATCATATATAACGGGTTCCCTACCACTTTAGCATCAAAAATAGTGACTAGCGCCGCAATCTCTACGGCGAGCAATATACTGAAAAATAAGGTGTAAGGAGCTAACTTCCCAAGTAACGCCATGACAAACGGTTTAACACTTTGTAAGGTAGAACCTCGTGACATGGTGTAGATTGTTGCGGTAACAACAAATAGCTGTAGCATATGAATAGTTGCAGCAAACTGTTGATAATAAATATAACTACCGCTCGGATTGAACAAACTGTCATAAGAAAGTGTGACTTGAGCTAATGGCGGCAATGCCTTTCCCATGGACTTAGCCATTTCTTGGCGATACTTCGCATTCAGCTCTGCCACTAGCCCACTAAAATCTTGAATCGCATAACTGCCTGATGCATAAAAGAGCGCATTATAATACATCCGCAGCTCTGGCTGACGCCCCCGTAAAACATCTTCTTCAAAGTTATGAGGAATATACAATAACGCGTAATCTTTTGAACTACCGAGTCTTTTTAATGACGTACTCAAATTATCATCAATCGTTTTTACATCAGCGTGCGGGCCTGCGTTAAGGTCACGAATAATTTGCCGAGACACGGGGCTATGGTTGTCATCCACCACAGAAACGGGTAAATCCATTAATGTCCCCTCTGAAAAGTTAGCGCTAACTAACGTAAACAGCATTAATGGAAACAGCCAACTTAACCAATGAAAAACAGGGCTACGAATAGCCATTTGGGTTTCACGGCTAAAGGCGTGCTCAAAACCGTGCCAAGCGAACTTAAATTTCATGGCAACACCTTTTACTTATCCCAGTGCCATAACACACTCATGCCAGGCCTTAACCCTTCGATCGGCTCTACAGGATATAAGCGAATTTCAAATGTTTTTAAATCGAAGTCACCCGTTGCACGTGTTGCTCGCTTAGTAGCATAGTCACCTTTTGGTGCAATATAACGAATTTCAGCTTCAACCACCTTATTACCCAACGCTGGGATATCCAGCTGTACTTTATCGCCTTTTTTCACATCAACTAAAATATCTTCACGCAAGTTATAGACAAAATAAGCTTGCGGCAGGCGTATTAATGAAACCAAAGGGCTTCCTGCATTAAATAATTCGCCAATTTCAGCGGGGATAGGTCCTACTTCCCCATCAACCGGGGCTTTAACTTGCAAATCATCCACCTGAACTTGCAATTCAGCCAATTTTTGTTCTGCTTGGTCAAGCGCCGCCTCATATTGCTGACGTAATTCAATACGGTCACCATGTAAGCCTTCTTCTAACCGTGCTTTTGCCCCCTGGACTTGCGAAAATGCCACTTCTTTGGCCTTACGTGCGTTATCTAACTCATTCGCTGAAACATACCCTTTGTTTTTTAAATTACTTAAACGGGCATATTCACGAGAGGCATTTTGATATTGAGAGTTGGCTTGTGCCAAGGTGGCTTTAAGATCACGAATAGTTTCTTCGCGAGTACCATTAATAGAGAGTTCTAGCTGCGCCTTTGCTTGGTCTCTTGCCGCTTTTGATGCTGCATACTGCGCCTGTAGCTCAGGGCTTTCTAATGTTAAGAGAAGTTGCCCTTGTTTTACATCATCACCACGCTCAATATGGCGCTCAATCACCCGCCCTTTTGCTTTCGAGGTTACGATAACTTCAGGTGCATCGACTTCCCCCTGTAACAATAAATATTGGTTATGGGAATGAAAAAGTGCCGCTGCTGCTATTAAGATAAGCATCAGCAAAATCAGTGCTATTGTTCTTTTTTTCATTATTTATGTGAACCTTAAATAATAACGGGGGAAACTACCATCCCTAGAGTATGACAAGAAAGTTAAATACAGCGTTAATAAATTCGTGCGCAAGATCACGAAAAGGTAGGTCATTGACTAATATTGAAGCGGTTTCAGCCTTATGTCAAATATTGATGAGTGTACTTTTCTCAAATGTCGATTACTTAACCAGTGACTTACGATATAATTTCAAGCCGAATAAAGACTAATAATAGATAGCAAGAATAAATAATTCCGCCACAAAATAAAAATCCCACAACGTATCATGCTCTAAATAGTTCACATTGTGGGTAGGCGACAAGAGAAGATAGCTTGGGGAGCATACACAAGTATGTGACCCAAGGAGCTGAACGTAGTCAACACCCCCAGAATGTGAAACATGACGAGCCATGCTCTAAATAGTTCGCATTATGGGTAGGCGACAAGAAAAGGTATCTTGGGGAGCATACACAAGTATGTGACCCAAGGAGCTGAACGTAGTCACCCCCCCAGAATATGAAACATGACGAGCCATACTCTAAATAGTTCACATTGTGGGTAGGCGACAAGAGAAGATAGCTTGGGGAGCATACACAAGTATGTGACCCAAGGAGCTGAACGTAGTCAACACCCCCAGAATGTGAAATATGACGAGCATGTACGAATTTGACTTAATATTACTCCTCCTCCAGCAAATGTGCGTCTACTTAGTGATCGCATGGGTCCTTAGTCGTACCCCGCTGGTTACCCCATTACTTAAAGTCACTATTCGCTTACCTCACAAGGTGATGTGCTACCTGATTTTCTCAGTATTTTGCATTATCGGTACTTATTTTGGTTTGCATATCAATGATTCTATTGCCAATACTCGCGCCATTGGTGCCGTGCTTGGGGGCCTATTAGGCGGTCCCGCTGTCGGCTTTGCCGTTGGTTTTACTGGTGGGTTGCATCGTTATTCATTGGGTGGTATGAGTGCATTTGCCTGTATGGTTTCAACGATTGTTGAAGGGTTGATTGGCGGGTTAGTTCATCGTTACTTTATGAAACGCGGCGAAATTAATAAAATTTTTAATCCTATGATTGCCAGCTGTGTCACTTTTATTGCTGAAATCATACAAATGCTAATTATTTTATTGTTGGCAAAACCTTTCGATGAAGCCCTCGAACTTGTTAAAAATATCGCTGCACCTATGGTCATCGCAAATACGATTGGCGCAGCTATGTTTATTCGTATTTTACTCGACCGCCGCGCTATTGTTGAAAAATACACAACTGCATTCTCTGCTCAGGCGCTAAAAATCGCCTTAACCACTGAAGGAATTCTGCGTAAAGGCTTTAATGCTGATAACAGTATGAAAGTTGCCAAGATTATTTATCAAGAACTAGAAATTGGCGCCGTCGCCATCACTGATCGTGAAAAAATACTCGCATTTATTGGTATTGGCGCTGATCACCATCGCCCGGGAACACCGATTTCGTCGAGTCAGTCAAGGCAAGCTATTGAGAATAATGAAGTTGTATATGCCGATGGCAATGAAACGCCTTACAAGTGTTCATTAAGCCCCACCTGTAAACTCGGTTCTGCATTAGTGATCCCATTACGCGGGGAAAACGAAAAAGTCATTGGTACAATTAAACTGTATGAAGCGAAAAATAGCCTATTTAGCTCCATAAATCGTACCCTTGGTGAAGGCATAGCCAGCTTATTTTCCGCGCAAATTCTCGCGGGCCAATATGAGCGCAATAAGCAATCACTGTTACAATCTGAAGTTAAACTACTTCATGCGCAAGTGAACCCCCACTTTTTGTTTAATGTACTCAATACGCTGCAAGCCGTGATCCGCAAAGATAGCCAGCAAGCAGGCCAGCTTGTGCAGTATATTTCGACATTTTTTCGCAATAATTTAAAACGGCCTGAACAAAATGCCACGCTTGGTGAAGAAATTGAACATATCAACGCCTATTTGCAGATAGAAAAAGCCCGCTTTCAAGAAAGCTTACAAATTCATATTGAGATCCCAGATGAAGTCAAACAGGTTGAACTTCCAGCATTTACCCTGCAGCCACTGGTTGAAAATGCAATTAAACACGGCACCTCACAGTTATTAGAAACAGGATATATTACAATACGTAGTTATATCGGCAGTGAACATGTCTACATCGAAATAGAAGATAACGCGGGGCTATACAAGCCCACTAAAAAGTCCGATGGCTTAGGAATGGGGCTAGTCGATAAACGCTTACGTTTAAAATATGGTGAACAATATGGTATCAGCGTAGAACATGAGCCAGAAAAATTCACTCGAATGAAAATTCGCCTGCCTTATTTGGCTACAACATAATAATGATTAAATTACCTCTATGAATGTATTGATTGTTGATGACGAACCTCTTGCACGGGAAAATGTGCGTTGCCTACTTGAAGAACACGATGATATTGAAATTATCGGTGAATGCGCCAATGCGATTGAAGCGATTGGGGTCATTCACAAAAAAAAGCCTGATGTGGTTTTTCTTGATATTCAAATGCCGCGCCTAACTGGCCTTGAAATGGTACGCATGTTAGATCCAGAAGACCGCCCCTATATCGTCTTTCTTACCGCTTTTAATGAATTTGCCATCCAAGCTTTTGAAGAGCATGCATTTGATTACTTGTTAAAGCCCCTTGAAACAGAGCGATTAAAAAAAACCTTAAACCGCCTACGTCAAGGTAAGCAAAAACAGAACCTTGAACTACTCAGCAACAATGAGCCGCTCAAATTTATCCCTTGTACTGGCCATAGCCGCATCTATTTGATGAAGCTTGATGAAGTGCTATACG includes these proteins:
- a CDS encoding type II toxin-antitoxin system RelB/DinJ family antitoxin → MSTLLKTTDVRSRIDEQLKAEATSVLQDCGLTISAAIRLFLEQVVQEQRVPFEIKRKQPSLKTTLALKEAKAIEQHYDSINEMMVELSKVDSEAK
- a CDS encoding type II toxin-antitoxin system YafQ family toxin, with the translated sequence MTQKPSNKRAKQPRQVAYTPTFKKSWERYNRAGRRDMNAAVLVMEILFSQKIIPKEYLDHELEGHEWQGARELHIGGDFLLVYRLSDKSNLITFVDIGSHSELFG
- a CDS encoding HlyD family secretion protein, which produces MKKRTIALILLMLILIAAAALFHSHNQYLLLQGEVDAPEVIVTSKAKGRVIERHIERGDDVKQGQLLLTLESPELQAQYAASKAARDQAKAQLELSINGTREETIRDLKATLAQANSQYQNASREYARLSNLKNKGYVSANELDNARKAKEVAFSQVQGAKARLEEGLHGDRIELRQQYEAALDQAEQKLAELQVQVDDLQVKAPVDGEVGPIPAEIGELFNAGSPLVSLIRLPQAYFVYNLREDILVDVKKGDKVQLDIPALGNKVVEAEIRYIAPKGDYATKRATRATGDFDLKTFEIRLYPVEPIEGLRPGMSVLWHWDK
- the btsR gene encoding two-component system response regulator BtsR, with protein sequence MNVLIVDDEPLARENVRCLLEEHDDIEIIGECANAIEAIGVIHKKKPDVVFLDIQMPRLTGLEMVRMLDPEDRPYIVFLTAFNEFAIQAFEEHAFDYLLKPLETERLKKTLNRLRQGKQKQNLELLSNNEPLKFIPCTGHSRIYLMKLDEVLYATSRMSGVYVMSTQGQEGFTELTLRTLETRTPLVRCHRQYLVNMTQLNEILFGDGGQAELVLSSGEHIPVSRRYLKPLKEALGLV
- a CDS encoding ABC transporter permease, which codes for MAIYFATFRKVLLGMLEKPMWLLLLVSLCVMSLVYAKPVLWDLPVAVIDMDHSTASRELIRDLDATPKVQLQSYDNLAQARQDMIARKLFAIIIIPTDFQQHLLSGKNITVPVYGDGTNRLASGQIQQELSIAYQTLLNAYNTQLLTKAGYSQEQAKVIITPIRSETEPLYNPGISFAAIVFPGLLVMLLQHSLLIACVRVSIAVRSTPKGKPPLAVYLGALSALIPIWLFLSTVFFALWPWVLGYRQEAPLYVIWMFTFPFLLAVLGLGKLVTECLRSVEMIYLTLAFITTPVFYMSGTIWPLQAMPDWVRMIASALPSTWATNAMAGLNQMGLPFSDVLMDIVMMLILGVIYTVIGVFIGMLRDGELRHISHMFNRWRRHRH
- a CDS encoding ABC transporter permease, translating into MKFKFAWHGFEHAFSRETQMAIRSPVFHWLSWLFPLMLFTLVSANFSEGTLMDLPVSVVDDNHSPVSRQIIRDLNAGPHADVKTIDDNLSTSLKRLGSSKDYALLYIPHNFEEDVLRGRQPELRMYYNALFYASGSYAIQDFSGLVAELNAKYRQEMAKSMGKALPPLAQVTLSYDSLFNPSGSYIYYQQFAATIHMLQLFVVTATIYTMSRGSTLQSVKPFVMALLGKLAPYTLFFSILLAVEIAALVTIFDAKVVGNPLYMIVLGFFYVIAAQSIGLLLFSFTSSAIMAYSLIGMLVSIALAFSGMAVPELSMILPAQIISNIEPLTHTLNAMFDIFLREISFTRIVQVCLFLLIYPFVIGFLIRKRLVKRLENQGGVV
- a CDS encoding sensor histidine kinase; its protein translation is MYEFDLILLLLQQMCVYLVIAWVLSRTPLVTPLLKVTIRLPHKVMCYLIFSVFCIIGTYFGLHINDSIANTRAIGAVLGGLLGGPAVGFAVGFTGGLHRYSLGGMSAFACMVSTIVEGLIGGLVHRYFMKRGEINKIFNPMIASCVTFIAEIIQMLIILLLAKPFDEALELVKNIAAPMVIANTIGAAMFIRILLDRRAIVEKYTTAFSAQALKIALTTEGILRKGFNADNSMKVAKIIYQELEIGAVAITDREKILAFIGIGADHHRPGTPISSSQSRQAIENNEVVYADGNETPYKCSLSPTCKLGSALVIPLRGENEKVIGTIKLYEAKNSLFSSINRTLGEGIASLFSAQILAGQYERNKQSLLQSEVKLLHAQVNPHFLFNVLNTLQAVIRKDSQQAGQLVQYISTFFRNNLKRPEQNATLGEEIEHINAYLQIEKARFQESLQIHIEIPDEVKQVELPAFTLQPLVENAIKHGTSQLLETGYITIRSYIGSEHVYIEIEDNAGLYKPTKKSDGLGMGLVDKRLRLKYGEQYGISVEHEPEKFTRMKIRLPYLATT